Proteins encoded within one genomic window of Ranitomeya variabilis isolate aRanVar5 chromosome 4, aRanVar5.hap1, whole genome shotgun sequence:
- the LOC143768747 gene encoding phospholipase A2 inhibitor and Ly6/PLAUR domain-containing protein-like isoform X2 has product MLCNKIISMNTGHFQLIVHNKCCKTDDCNSDPIEMPPLITTENGLYCKSCFVEGSYECENYESVACICNQGDCFEFSGDATRPEPLKVPSH; this is encoded by the exons ATGTTGTGCAACAAAATTATCTCTATGAATACAGGGCACTTCCAGCTGATTGTTCACAACAAATGCTGCAAAACTGATGACTGTAATTCCGATCCAATTGAAA TGCCACCACTAATTACCACAGAAAATGGACTCTATTGCAAGTCATGTTTCGTGGAGGGAAGCTACGAATGTGAGAACTATGAGTCTGTTGCCTGCATTTGTAACCAGGGAGATTGCTTTGAGTTTAGTGGAGATGCAACTCGTCCAG agccactaaaggtaccttcacactga